The following proteins come from a genomic window of Brevibacillus antibioticus:
- a CDS encoding MFS transporter: MLTVFIEYKLDTEKQSHALRLLTSMAGRMEAMGAHQYRLMEGLDQPGLFVETFEVETVHIYEEIKANRLADQDFCDCISGGAAKLHVWAFRPA, from the coding sequence ATGCTAACGGTTTTCATTGAATACAAGCTGGATACTGAAAAGCAGAGTCACGCTCTGCGATTGCTCACCTCGATGGCTGGGCGAATGGAAGCGATGGGTGCACATCAGTATCGCTTGATGGAGGGCCTGGATCAGCCCGGTCTGTTTGTCGAAACATTTGAGGTTGAGACTGTTCATATATACGAAGAAATCAAGGCAAACCGATTGGCAGACCAGGACTTTTGCGACTGTATTTCCGGCGGAGCTGCGAAACTGCATGTGTGGGCTTTTCGTCCCGCTTAA
- a CDS encoding metal-dependent hydrolase yields the protein MDTATHFAMGFGLAGLAYLDPVVASTPSLAVAVMIGTVIGSQAPDLDGLVRLRGTAAYIRNHRGVSHSVPALFLWTGAIFVLIQAMMPQPHWLHLLGWIFLAVCLHVFVDLFNSYGTKGLYPFRDKWVALNAIFIFDPFIFAAHLVGFMLWAAGAHPGHVFLWIYVIIAGYYYWRIQVQRRTTELVRQRIGKAGTFTIIPTLSWTYWTFVAKTEQHWYVGEVISGDVVVLDTFSIKPENERIAAAKKSYKVQSFLAFTHHVHVETKERSFGYEVKWIDLRYRSRFQGKSHYMFVAVVYLNFDLTIRDSFVGWIHRGEEQLTKKLDSKRS from the coding sequence ATGGATACAGCCACACATTTTGCCATGGGCTTTGGATTGGCCGGGCTCGCCTATCTTGATCCTGTCGTAGCTTCTACTCCGTCACTTGCAGTGGCCGTCATGATTGGAACGGTCATTGGCTCGCAGGCACCTGATTTGGATGGCTTAGTCCGCCTTCGTGGTACCGCTGCCTACATTCGCAACCACCGAGGCGTTTCTCACTCGGTTCCCGCTTTATTTCTCTGGACTGGAGCCATTTTTGTTCTCATCCAGGCCATGATGCCACAGCCCCATTGGCTGCATTTGCTCGGCTGGATATTCCTGGCCGTCTGTTTACACGTATTCGTTGACTTGTTTAATTCCTATGGCACAAAGGGCCTGTACCCGTTTCGCGACAAATGGGTGGCGCTCAACGCCATTTTCATTTTCGATCCGTTCATTTTCGCTGCTCATCTGGTAGGCTTTATGCTATGGGCGGCAGGTGCGCATCCTGGACACGTCTTTTTATGGATATACGTGATCATTGCTGGATACTACTACTGGCGGATTCAGGTGCAAAGGCGAACGACCGAGCTGGTTCGTCAGCGAATCGGCAAAGCTGGAACCTTCACCATCATCCCTACTCTTTCCTGGACGTATTGGACCTTCGTCGCCAAGACAGAGCAGCATTGGTATGTAGGTGAAGTCATTTCGGGGGACGTCGTCGTCTTGGACACCTTCTCCATCAAACCGGAAAATGAGCGGATTGCGGCAGCCAAGAAAAGTTACAAAGTCCAGTCCTTCCTTGCTTTTACCCATCATGTGCATGTAGAAACAAAGGAACGCTCCTTTGGCTATGAGGTCAAATGGATTGATCTGCGCTACCGCTCTCGTTTTCAAGGGAAAAGTCACTACATGTTCGTCGCTGTGGTCTACCTCAATTTTGATCTGACTATCCGCGATTCCTTCGTCGGCTGGATCCATCGCGGTGAAGAACAGCTTACCAAAAAATTAGATTCAAAACGCTCGTAA
- a CDS encoding pyridoxamine 5'-phosphate oxidase family protein has translation MIPIRYSKRTITDQEQIDQFLQVAKVGHLGLSNEIEPYILPLNFAWWNGCIYFHGADSGRKIEMINGNNRVCFSVCEEYGTIASPVPAHIDTAYMSVFIAGTIERVSEPEEMREAMQSMIDKYVPGYYSEPLPLQHVIKYRSSMGSTTAIFRITPTVLTAKGNPLSEEKQFYPGRKVEMDV, from the coding sequence ATGATACCAATTCGTTATTCCAAGCGTACCATTACTGATCAGGAGCAAATTGACCAGTTTTTGCAAGTGGCAAAGGTCGGCCATCTCGGCTTGTCCAATGAAATCGAGCCGTACATCCTGCCTTTGAATTTTGCTTGGTGGAATGGCTGTATTTATTTTCACGGCGCGGATTCTGGCAGAAAAATCGAGATGATCAATGGTAACAACCGCGTATGCTTCAGTGTTTGCGAGGAGTACGGCACAATCGCCTCGCCTGTGCCTGCCCATATCGATACAGCTTACATGAGTGTGTTTATCGCCGGAACAATTGAACGTGTTTCTGAGCCTGAGGAGATGCGCGAGGCGATGCAATCCATGATCGACAAGTACGTACCCGGCTACTATTCAGAACCGTTGCCCTTGCAGCATGTCATCAAGTATCGTTCTTCGATGGGCAGTACAACCGCCATCTTCCGGATTACGCCTACCGTGCTGACCGCCAAAGGCAATCCACTTTCTGAAGAGAAACAGTTCTATCCAGGCAGAAAAGTCGAGATGGATGTATAG
- a CDS encoding carboxymuconolactone decarboxylase family protein, whose protein sequence is MQARFNHRAANPEALQTMLKLENFVNESGLDKKLNELIKIRASQINGCAFCMDKHTQDARKLGETEQRIYLLSVWRESAVYTEAERAVLALTEAVTVITANGVSEELYQQVREHFDENQYVALIMAINTINSWNRIAISTGMSAPYNK, encoded by the coding sequence ATGCAAGCTAGATTCAATCATCGTGCAGCAAATCCTGAGGCGCTTCAAACCATGCTCAAGCTGGAAAATTTCGTGAATGAGAGCGGCTTGGACAAAAAACTGAATGAGCTGATCAAAATTCGTGCTTCCCAAATCAACGGCTGCGCTTTTTGTATGGATAAGCATACACAGGATGCACGCAAGCTCGGTGAGACAGAGCAACGCATTTATTTACTCAGTGTATGGAGAGAATCTGCGGTTTACACAGAGGCAGAGCGGGCCGTCCTTGCTCTGACAGAAGCTGTCACGGTCATTACAGCTAACGGTGTTTCTGAAGAGCTCTATCAGCAGGTCCGTGAGCATTTTGACGAGAACCAATACGTTGCCTTGATTATGGCGATCAATACGATCAACAGCTGGAACCGAATTGCGATTTCGACAGGAATGAGTGCTCCGTATAATAAGTAA
- the sigJ gene encoding RNA polymerase sigma factor SigJ encodes MPVHMEDVYREYKSLLFSLAYRMTGSVTEAEDIVQDTFLALAGTDIQDIHHVKSYLCKAVTNRCLDLLKSARWKREQYVGEWLPEPMLDASETNDPLQTVIAEEAVSYGLLVLLENLPSTLRAVFVLRTALDYEYGEIAAMLEMTEVNCRKKFSLARKKLAEAGYQAIVPQSSRTSSLVEQLMQAISQSDAKLLIGLLTKDAVFVSDGGGKVRAAMHPIFSDERITAFWMGVWPRWASHATMQIRSINGQDGIAVYSEGQLKMIIQITMNEEQDRIARLYMMVNPDKLPHLQK; translated from the coding sequence ATGCCAGTGCACATGGAGGATGTTTATCGGGAGTATAAATCATTACTGTTTTCCCTTGCGTACCGGATGACAGGCTCGGTAACGGAAGCGGAGGACATTGTTCAGGATACGTTTCTTGCGTTGGCAGGTACCGACATCCAAGACATTCACCATGTAAAAAGCTATCTGTGCAAAGCGGTGACTAATCGTTGTCTGGACTTATTAAAATCAGCCCGTTGGAAGCGGGAGCAGTACGTAGGGGAATGGTTGCCAGAGCCGATGCTGGACGCTTCAGAAACCAATGATCCCCTGCAAACTGTGATTGCCGAAGAAGCAGTCTCGTATGGCTTGCTTGTTCTCTTGGAGAATCTGCCGTCGACGCTACGTGCCGTTTTTGTGCTCCGGACGGCACTCGACTACGAATACGGCGAAATTGCCGCGATGCTTGAAATGACCGAAGTCAATTGCCGTAAGAAGTTTAGCCTTGCGAGAAAAAAGCTGGCTGAAGCAGGTTATCAGGCGATCGTCCCTCAGTCGAGTCGGACTTCGAGCTTGGTAGAACAGCTGATGCAGGCCATCTCCCAGTCAGATGCGAAGTTGTTGATCGGACTTTTGACAAAAGATGCCGTGTTTGTCAGCGATGGTGGCGGGAAAGTTCGTGCGGCTATGCATCCCATCTTCTCAGATGAGCGGATTACTGCCTTCTGGATGGGGGTATGGCCGAGGTGGGCTTCTCATGCTACCATGCAGATTCGCTCGATCAACGGCCAAGATGGAATCGCCGTCTACTCCGAAGGTCAGCTAAAAATGATCATCCAGATCACAATGAATGAAGAACAAGATCGCATTGCACGCTTGTACATGATGGTCAATCCAGATAAGCTTCCCCATTTACAAAAATAA
- a CDS encoding dioxygenase translates to MMPSFFIAHGAPLLAIENNAYTEALNQLPSLLPRKPRAIVMFSAHWEAFEQMVGTMDIFPTIHDFGGFPQELYDIEYPAKGEREIAEETVRLLQEAGVPVALNTTRGLDHGHWVILRHMYPEADIPVVALSVNPNLTVTEQYQIGKALSPLREKDVLILGSGGTVHNFSYMNLRESDSTPFEWAEQFEDWLQTTLTDWNVEDLANYRELAPHAEKAVPAYGTEHFVPLVYVMGAADNERTAKRLHMSIRYGSLSHTLWQFGDTK, encoded by the coding sequence ATGATGCCGTCTTTTTTCATTGCACATGGTGCCCCGTTACTTGCTATAGAAAACAATGCCTATACAGAAGCACTGAACCAATTGCCGAGTCTGCTCCCGCGCAAGCCGCGTGCGATCGTCATGTTTTCGGCTCACTGGGAAGCTTTTGAGCAAATGGTGGGAACGATGGATATCTTCCCGACGATTCACGATTTTGGCGGATTCCCGCAGGAGTTGTACGATATTGAGTATCCAGCAAAAGGAGAGCGAGAAATAGCGGAGGAAACAGTGCGCCTTCTTCAGGAAGCGGGCGTGCCAGTTGCTCTCAACACGACACGCGGACTTGATCATGGACATTGGGTCATTCTGCGCCATATGTATCCGGAAGCAGATATTCCTGTTGTTGCCCTATCGGTTAATCCGAACCTGACCGTGACAGAGCAATATCAGATCGGCAAAGCACTCAGTCCGCTCCGCGAAAAAGACGTTCTGATCCTCGGCAGTGGCGGAACCGTCCATAACTTTTCCTATATGAACCTGAGAGAGTCCGATAGTACTCCCTTTGAGTGGGCGGAGCAATTCGAAGACTGGCTGCAAACAACATTGACTGACTGGAATGTCGAGGATCTCGCCAACTACCGCGAGCTTGCTCCACATGCTGAAAAAGCTGTTCCCGCATATGGAACTGAGCATTTTGTTCCGCTCGTTTACGTTATGGGAGCTGCCGACAATGAACGTACAGCGAAGCGTCTCCATATGAGCATCCGCTATGGAAGTCTCAGTCACACACTTTGGCAGTTTGGCGATACGAAATAA
- a CDS encoding superoxide dismutase: MAHQLPALPYAHNALEPHIDAQTMEIHHGRHHATYVNNLNAALEAHADLQGKSIEELISNLDALPESIRTAVRNNGGGHANHTLFWEIMSPNGGGAPTGELADAINAAFGSFDNFKAEFAKAATTRFGSGWAWLTAEGGKVAISSTPNQDSPIMEGKTPILGLDVWEHAYYLNYQNKRPDYIGAFWNVVNWDEVSKRFAATK; the protein is encoded by the coding sequence ATGGCACATCAACTTCCTGCATTGCCTTATGCACACAACGCTTTGGAACCACATATCGACGCGCAAACCATGGAGATCCATCACGGACGCCACCATGCTACTTATGTTAACAACCTGAATGCAGCTCTGGAAGCACACGCTGATCTGCAAGGTAAAAGCATTGAAGAGCTGATCAGCAATCTGGATGCTCTGCCTGAGTCTATCCGCACTGCTGTTCGCAACAACGGTGGAGGCCATGCTAACCACACACTGTTCTGGGAAATCATGAGCCCGAATGGCGGCGGCGCACCAACTGGTGAACTGGCTGACGCAATCAACGCGGCTTTCGGAAGCTTTGACAACTTCAAAGCAGAATTCGCAAAAGCAGCTACTACTCGTTTCGGTTCTGGATGGGCTTGGTTGACTGCAGAAGGCGGAAAAGTAGCAATCAGCTCTACTCCTAACCAAGACAGCCCAATCATGGAAGGGAAAACACCTATCCTTGGTCTGGATGTTTGGGAGCATGCTTACTACCTGAACTACCAAAACAAACGCCCTGACTACATCGGTGCGTTCTGGAACGTTGTAAACTGGGATGAAGTTAGCAAGCGTTTCGCAGCAACGAAGTAA
- a CDS encoding sulfite exporter TauE/SafE family protein, with protein MEMDLSTIVLLAVFGFIAAFIDSTVGGGGLISLPALLGLGMPPYLALGTNKLAGTISSATSSYTFIKNGKFDKKLMLILFPVSLIGAYFGAKTVLFVPQEFLKILVVIMMALIFVYTLFNKRFGQDSNYKGLTKFTLGIGIPFTFLIGFYDGFFGPGTGSFFVFLMVLLFGYDFVIAAGNGRILNLASNISALFVFTMEGKVVFMTGLIMGIAMLLGANLGAKMAIKTGVRYVRPLFLVVSITLIVKMVYELIFTS; from the coding sequence GTGGAAATGGACTTATCAACGATCGTACTTCTCGCCGTCTTTGGATTCATTGCAGCATTCATCGACAGTACTGTTGGTGGAGGTGGACTCATCTCTCTCCCTGCTCTGCTCGGTCTAGGAATGCCACCGTACCTTGCTCTTGGCACGAATAAGTTGGCTGGCACGATTTCATCTGCCACCAGCTCCTACACCTTTATCAAGAACGGCAAATTTGACAAGAAGCTCATGCTGATCTTATTTCCCGTCTCCTTGATCGGCGCCTATTTCGGAGCGAAAACAGTTCTGTTCGTTCCTCAGGAGTTTTTGAAGATCCTTGTCGTTATTATGATGGCACTCATTTTTGTTTACACCCTTTTTAACAAACGATTCGGTCAAGATTCCAATTACAAAGGGCTGACCAAATTTACGCTCGGCATCGGGATTCCTTTTACCTTTTTAATCGGATTTTACGATGGATTTTTCGGGCCGGGAACCGGTTCGTTTTTTGTTTTTCTGATGGTGCTTTTGTTTGGCTATGATTTTGTGATTGCAGCTGGCAATGGCCGAATATTGAATCTAGCCAGTAACATTTCTGCGCTTTTTGTCTTCACAATGGAGGGCAAGGTCGTCTTCATGACTGGGCTCATCATGGGGATTGCGATGCTGTTGGGTGCGAACCTTGGTGCCAAAATGGCCATCAAAACGGGAGTACGTTATGTCCGTCCGTTGTTCTTGGTCGTATCCATTACCTTGATTGTGAAGATGGTGTATGAGTTGATTTTTACTAGTTAA
- a CDS encoding 2-isopropylmalate synthase yields MTKRIHIFDTTLRDGEQAPGASLSPEQKIVIAKHLADLGVDVIEPGFPISSPGDFMAVQRISQEVHGVEICGFARAVKEDIDAAVRATQAAERRRLHMFLSSSSIHLDFQLRKSREQVIKIAREMIAYGKQFVDRIEFSPMDATRTGDEFLFEMIEAAIEEGATIINIPDTVGYALPEEYGAMFTRVMKNVRGSDKVEFSAHCHNDLGLAVANSLAAIRAGVTQVEVTVNGVGDRAGNCSLEELVMAIETRKEALDAETGIRPEHIYTTSQKVSRAMSFPIAFNKPIVGRNAFQHEAGIHQDGLLKERSTYEIMDPESLGVPRNMIILGKHSGRHAIKHRVNEFGIKLTDEQMETLYVQFKELADKQKVVQDHQLLELVGHTVNAVLEPFTLVNAQVLTGTSGSRMASCTITNNVTGEEQAYSGTGEGPVEALVAGIKQALPFDVEFTDMELYSLSSGEHATGEAIVTVSANGSHFKGVSEHRDVLMAVAQAFMAASNQAVRDHQAKAVTAGAN; encoded by the coding sequence ATGACAAAACGAATTCATATTTTCGATACGACACTGCGTGACGGAGAGCAAGCACCAGGAGCGTCTCTTTCTCCAGAACAAAAAATTGTGATAGCGAAGCATTTGGCAGACCTCGGCGTGGATGTCATAGAACCAGGCTTCCCGATCTCCAGTCCTGGTGACTTCATGGCGGTGCAACGTATTTCGCAAGAGGTGCACGGTGTGGAAATCTGTGGCTTTGCTCGTGCGGTGAAAGAGGACATCGATGCAGCCGTTCGTGCTACACAAGCGGCAGAGCGCCGTAGACTCCACATGTTCCTGTCATCCTCCAGCATTCATCTAGATTTCCAACTCCGCAAGTCGAGAGAGCAAGTGATTAAGATCGCACGCGAGATGATTGCGTACGGCAAACAGTTTGTAGACCGGATCGAATTTTCTCCGATGGATGCGACTCGTACAGGTGATGAGTTCCTGTTTGAGATGATCGAGGCAGCGATCGAAGAAGGAGCAACCATTATCAACATCCCCGATACGGTTGGGTACGCACTTCCAGAAGAGTATGGGGCCATGTTCACTCGTGTCATGAAAAATGTCCGAGGCAGCGACAAGGTAGAGTTTAGCGCACATTGCCATAATGACCTGGGACTCGCAGTTGCAAACAGTTTGGCAGCGATCCGTGCTGGGGTCACCCAAGTCGAGGTAACGGTCAACGGGGTCGGTGATCGAGCAGGGAACTGCTCCTTGGAAGAGCTGGTGATGGCAATTGAGACGCGCAAAGAAGCACTGGATGCCGAGACTGGCATCAGACCAGAGCACATCTACACCACTTCACAAAAAGTATCCCGTGCCATGAGCTTCCCGATTGCTTTCAACAAACCAATTGTCGGTCGCAATGCCTTTCAGCACGAAGCGGGAATTCATCAGGACGGTCTCTTAAAAGAGCGTAGCACCTACGAAATCATGGACCCGGAGAGCTTGGGCGTGCCTCGCAACATGATCATTCTCGGAAAACACTCTGGTCGCCATGCCATTAAGCACCGCGTAAACGAGTTCGGGATAAAGCTGACCGACGAACAGATGGAGACACTGTACGTTCAATTTAAAGAGCTGGCTGACAAGCAAAAAGTTGTCCAAGATCATCAGTTGCTTGAGTTGGTAGGACATACCGTGAATGCTGTACTGGAGCCGTTCACACTGGTCAATGCGCAAGTGCTCACCGGCACCTCCGGAAGTCGTATGGCTTCTTGCACCATTACGAACAATGTGACAGGAGAAGAACAAGCATACTCTGGCACCGGCGAAGGACCTGTCGAGGCATTGGTGGCAGGCATCAAGCAGGCACTGCCGTTCGACGTGGAGTTTACAGACATGGAGCTGTATTCATTGTCGTCGGGAGAGCATGCGACAGGCGAAGCGATCGTGACGGTCAGCGCCAACGGAAGCCATTTTAAAGGAGTTTCCGAGCATCGAGATGTACTGATGGCGGTCGCGCAGGCGTTTATGGCGGCGAGCAATCAGGCGGTGCGTGATCATCAGGCAAAAGCTGTAACAGCCGGGGCTAACTAA
- a CDS encoding MFS transporter — protein sequence MQTEPQQQSAEKVLRVLVFTLMITVMSATMFNIVLPQIRTEFHLSFSQVSWVTSAFLLIYAVGTVLYGKLADSYKLKHLLTFGLILFAIGSVIGFFADNYGMVLLGRIVQAAGAAVVPATSSIIPVRYFPSESRGRALGISMTGMAIGSALGPVLSSLLVSLLDWRWLFCMPLFTLFAVPFFRKYLEEEEREAVRMDWIGGGLLAVTIALLLLAITNQSLLLALGCILSFLLFLVRIWTTAEPFVRPGLFRSKSYSLGLVIAFLMIGSGYSFTFLSPQLLADVNHLAPGLIGFVMVPGAIVTAFLGKKAGILADKKGNSYLFYSASVLLLSSFVLFSSFAGVSPFLIAVFLIFGNVGLAFMMISMSNAISQSLPKEQIGVGMGMLAMLNFIAGALAATLFGKTIDEGAAVSWNLLNSYPEASVYSNIYSALVLVILSLSCLYYRQFGRSSVRGFN from the coding sequence ATGCAAACTGAGCCACAACAACAATCTGCTGAAAAAGTTCTTCGCGTACTCGTGTTTACTCTCATGATTACGGTGATGAGTGCAACGATGTTTAATATCGTGTTACCGCAAATCAGGACAGAATTTCATTTATCCTTTAGCCAAGTAAGCTGGGTGACGTCTGCCTTTTTGTTAATCTATGCGGTTGGAACCGTGCTGTACGGCAAGCTAGCCGATTCCTACAAGCTCAAACACTTGCTTACATTCGGATTGATTCTATTTGCCATCGGCTCCGTTATCGGATTTTTCGCTGATAATTATGGCATGGTGCTTTTGGGCAGAATTGTGCAGGCAGCAGGAGCTGCAGTTGTTCCGGCGACGTCTTCCATTATTCCGGTGCGTTATTTTCCCTCAGAAAGTAGGGGACGAGCTCTAGGGATCTCCATGACCGGGATGGCAATCGGTAGCGCATTAGGTCCCGTTCTTTCTTCTTTGCTAGTCAGTCTGCTCGATTGGAGATGGCTGTTCTGTATGCCGTTGTTCACGCTTTTTGCCGTTCCTTTTTTCCGCAAGTATTTGGAGGAGGAGGAGCGGGAAGCTGTCAGAATGGACTGGATCGGCGGTGGGCTTCTCGCAGTAACGATTGCATTGCTTTTGCTGGCTATTACGAATCAGAGCTTGTTGCTTGCACTGGGGTGTATCCTTTCATTCCTTCTGTTTTTGGTAAGAATTTGGACGACCGCAGAACCTTTTGTTCGCCCTGGCTTATTCCGGAGTAAAAGCTATTCGCTTGGGCTGGTCATTGCCTTTCTGATGATAGGGAGTGGCTATTCATTCACTTTTCTTAGTCCACAGTTGCTGGCCGATGTGAATCATCTGGCACCGGGGCTCATTGGCTTTGTCATGGTACCGGGAGCGATTGTGACTGCGTTCTTGGGGAAAAAGGCTGGGATTCTTGCAGATAAGAAAGGGAATTCGTATTTATTTTACTCAGCGTCTGTGTTACTTTTGAGCAGCTTTGTCCTCTTCTCTTCCTTTGCGGGAGTATCCCCGTTCCTCATTGCCGTTTTTCTGATTTTTGGCAATGTCGGATTAGCATTTATGATGATTTCGATGTCAAACGCAATCTCACAGTCGCTACCAAAGGAACAGATCGGGGTCGGTATGGGAATGTTGGCAATGCTGAACTTTATAGCGGGTGCACTTGCAGCTACCTTGTTCGGCAAAACGATTGATGAAGGAGCTGCTGTGAGCTGGAATCTGCTCAATAGCTATCCAGAAGCGTCCGTCTATAGCAATATTTACTCCGCCTTAGTGCTCGTGATACTGAGTCTTTCCTGCCTTTATTACAGACAGTTCGGCCGCAGCTCGGTGAGAGGATTCAATTAA
- a CDS encoding LysR family transcriptional regulator: MELLQLHYFRTVAKWQHMTKAAQELRIAQPALSKTIARLEEDVGVPLFDRERGRIRLNTFGKAYLERVDKALNLLEEGQKVVSDLAGMEHGRIHLATSTLDLLSEPLGKFLALHPDVHFQITQATIEEMATLLESGEVDICFTHLPIRVPDILTTPVLKEDIHVAVPRTHRLAKQTSIRLSELAEESFIGYREDFPIQMLYDQFFQKAGITPKFACRVDDPGSIQKLVRAGLGIALYGCINREEDPHLVMVPIKNPICQRHFQMIRHEKRYLSLAARKFCDFIIQYFAESLDK, translated from the coding sequence ATGGAATTGTTGCAATTGCACTATTTCCGAACAGTGGCTAAGTGGCAGCATATGACGAAAGCAGCCCAAGAGCTGCGGATTGCTCAGCCTGCTCTCAGCAAAACCATTGCTCGATTGGAAGAGGATGTCGGGGTTCCGTTATTTGACCGCGAGCGAGGACGTATTCGGCTGAATACATTTGGGAAGGCGTATCTGGAGCGTGTAGATAAAGCACTGAACTTGTTAGAGGAAGGTCAAAAAGTCGTATCGGATCTGGCCGGAATGGAACATGGTCGTATTCATCTGGCAACGTCGACCTTGGATCTATTATCAGAACCGCTGGGCAAGTTTCTCGCACTCCATCCCGATGTACATTTCCAGATCACACAAGCCACCATTGAAGAAATGGCAACTCTCCTGGAGTCAGGCGAAGTGGATATTTGCTTCACTCATTTGCCGATCAGGGTCCCGGATATTTTGACAACACCCGTATTAAAAGAAGATATTCACGTAGCTGTCCCCCGTACACATCGCTTAGCCAAGCAAACCAGTATTCGACTAAGCGAGCTGGCTGAAGAATCCTTTATCGGCTACAGGGAGGACTTTCCCATCCAAATGCTGTACGATCAGTTCTTTCAAAAAGCAGGGATTACCCCCAAATTCGCTTGTCGGGTAGATGATCCTGGGTCTATTCAAAAGCTGGTTCGGGCAGGTCTTGGCATCGCCCTCTATGGCTGTATCAATCGAGAGGAAGACCCTCACCTTGTCATGGTTCCGATCAAAAACCCGATCTGCCAGCGACATTTTCAAATGATTCGGCATGAAAAAAGATATCTCTCCCTGGCAGCACGCAAATTCTGTGATTTTATCATCCAGTATTTTGCTGAGTCTCTTGATAAATAA
- a CDS encoding YneF family protein, with protein MAWYNWVIPIVTLLIGLAGGFYGGTYLLKKQMSNMQMDDKQLQAMARSMGMNLNQKQLKQMSRTMKNMKMPNKFGK; from the coding sequence ATGGCTTGGTACAACTGGGTAATTCCAATTGTTACATTGTTAATCGGTCTCGCTGGTGGATTTTATGGAGGGACTTATTTATTGAAAAAACAAATGTCCAACATGCAAATGGACGACAAGCAGCTTCAAGCCATGGCCCGTTCAATGGGGATGAATCTTAACCAAAAGCAGCTCAAACAAATGAGCCGTACCATGAAAAACATGAAAATGCCAAATAAATTCGGGAAGTAG
- a CDS encoding N-acetylmuramoyl-L-alanine amidase family protein: protein MAPIVILDAGHGGSDPGGGNNTQFTEKDMNLQISLYQYNRFLALNIPVAITRTTDETLTSDARTALVRNSGARYCIANHINSGGGRGSEVIYSIYGTPTFPQLIQDALTAEGMPNRRIFTRTLPDNPRLDYYFMHRETGSVETVIVEYGFADNTLDANKLQQDWRDLAEGVVRAFCTYAKLPYQPPTTPTSTPKPTTAPTLAPTTSPGNGEGNVPNWKQEAVNWLYGQGLLTDEQWRNQPDKPLPLWAQAVILKRLFEKLKT, encoded by the coding sequence ATGGCTCCAATTGTGATTCTGGACGCTGGACACGGTGGCAGCGATCCAGGTGGAGGAAACAACACGCAATTTACCGAGAAAGATATGAATTTGCAAATATCACTCTACCAATATAACCGCTTTTTGGCTCTAAATATTCCTGTCGCTATCACACGGACAACCGATGAGACTCTGACAAGTGATGCTCGGACTGCTCTGGTTCGAAACAGCGGTGCTCGCTACTGTATAGCGAACCACATTAACTCAGGTGGCGGCCGAGGCTCCGAGGTCATTTACTCCATTTACGGCACCCCAACCTTTCCTCAATTGATTCAGGATGCCCTGACAGCGGAGGGGATGCCGAATCGGCGCATTTTTACGCGGACACTGCCAGATAATCCGCGGCTCGATTACTATTTCATGCACCGGGAGACTGGCAGCGTGGAGACGGTAATCGTCGAGTATGGCTTTGCCGACAATACTTTGGACGCAAATAAACTGCAACAGGATTGGCGAGATCTCGCGGAAGGGGTAGTCCGGGCATTTTGCACGTACGCTAAACTTCCCTACCAGCCCCCTACGACTCCTACTTCTACTCCAAAACCTACTACAGCACCGACCCTTGCTCCCACCACTTCTCCTGGAAACGGAGAAGGAAATGTGCCTAACTGGAAGCAGGAAGCCGTCAACTGGCTGTATGGTCAAGGCTTATTAACAGACGAACAATGGCGTAATCAACCAGACAAACCTTTGCCGCTCTGGGCACAGGCTGTCATCCTGAAGCGTTTATTCGAAAAGCTGAAAACGTAG